A stretch of Castanea sativa cultivar Marrone di Chiusa Pesio chromosome 2, ASM4071231v1 DNA encodes these proteins:
- the LOC142623561 gene encoding elongator complex protein 4 isoform X2, which yields MATSKPWTSSFSRNLATVPSSTPGLKYGPNGTIFISSGIPDLDKILGGGFPLGSLVMVMEDAEAPHHMLLLRNFMSQGLVHKQPLLYASPSKDPKGFLGTLPTPGASKDDKSRDRDRDPENENGLRIAWQYKKYFGENQHHFDSNRDVKHEYCHDFDLRKPLEKHFISGQHIDCVSILDSPNLAALRDRCAPFLAQFPRNDSSISSAGRISIQSFCAPQCKYSNMEWDMLSFIRSLRSMIRSSNAVAVVTFPPSLLSPSFSRRWQHMADTLLSVRAIPDEDKEMAKLLTGYQDMVGLLNVHKVARINTQVPVILDATTFSIKLQKRRFLVLESLNQAPIDSSSGTSYGTSASCSGSSKSGALDF from the exons ATGGCTACGAGCAAGCCTTGGACAAGCAGCTTCTCTCGCAACCTTGCAACTGTACCATCTAGTACTCCGGGGCTCAAGTATGGTCCCAACGGCACCATCTTTATTTCATCCGGAATTCCAGACCTTGACA AGATTTTAGGCGGTGGGTTTCCTTTAGGAAGCCTTGTCATGGTGATGGAGGATGCAGAAGCTCCTCATCACATGCTTTTGTTGAGGAATTTTATGTCACAAGGACTTGTTCACAAGCAACCCCTTCTCTATGCCAGTCCATCAAAGGACCCAAAAGGATTTCTGGGTACTCTGCCTACTCCAGGGGCATCCAAAGATGATAAATCTCGTGATCGTGATCGTGATCCTGAAAAC GAGAATGGTTTGAGGATTGCTTGGCAATATAAGAAATACTTTGGTGAAAATCAGCATCATTTTGATAGTAACAGAG ATGTTAAGCATGAGTACTGCCATGACTTTGACTTGCGGAAGCCCTTAGAAAAGCATTTTATAAGCGGCCAGCATATTGATTGTGTCAGCATTCTAGATTCTCCAAATCTTGCTGCTCTTCGTGACCGTTGTGCTCCATTTTTGGCTCAATTTCCCAG AAATGATAGCAGCATTTCTTCTGCTGGTCGAATTTCTATCCAGTCATTTTGTGCTCCACAATGCAAATATTCCAACATG GAATGGGATATGCTTTCCTTTATTAGATCTCTGAGGAGCATGATCCGGTCTTCCAATGCAGTTGCTGTTGTGACATTTCCTCCTTCCCTTCTTTCACCATCCTTCTCTAGACGATGGCAGCATATGGCGGACACGTTACTGTCCGTCAGAGCAATCCCAG ATGAGGACAAGGAAATGGCAAAACTTCTCACTGGTTACCAGGACATGGTTGGGCTTCTAAATGTGCACAAGGTAGCACGCATTAATACACAG GTTCCTGTTATTCTTGATGCCACAACATTCTCAATAAAGTTGCAAAAGCGGAGGTTTCTAGTTTTAGAAAGTCTAAATCAAGCGCCTATTGACAGTTCAAGTGGGACTTCATATGGCACATCTGCTAGTTGTTCTGGGTCTTCAAAGTCTGGGGCGCTTGATTTCTAG
- the LOC142623561 gene encoding elongator complex protein 4 isoform X1, giving the protein MATSKPWTSSFSRNLATVPSSTPGLKYGPNGTIFISSGIPDLDKILGGGFPLGSLVMVMEDAEAPHHMLLLRNFMSQGLVHKQPLLYASPSKDPKGFLGTLPTPGASKDDKSRDRDRDPENENGLRIAWQYKKYFGENQHHFDSNRDVKHEYCHDFDLRKPLEKHFISGQHIDCVSILDSPNLAALRDRCAPFLAQFPRNDSSISSAGRISIQSFCAPQCKYSNMLQEWDMLSFIRSLRSMIRSSNAVAVVTFPPSLLSPSFSRRWQHMADTLLSVRAIPDEDKEMAKLLTGYQDMVGLLNVHKVARINTQVPVILDATTFSIKLQKRRFLVLESLNQAPIDSSSGTSYGTSASCSGSSKSGALDF; this is encoded by the exons ATGGCTACGAGCAAGCCTTGGACAAGCAGCTTCTCTCGCAACCTTGCAACTGTACCATCTAGTACTCCGGGGCTCAAGTATGGTCCCAACGGCACCATCTTTATTTCATCCGGAATTCCAGACCTTGACA AGATTTTAGGCGGTGGGTTTCCTTTAGGAAGCCTTGTCATGGTGATGGAGGATGCAGAAGCTCCTCATCACATGCTTTTGTTGAGGAATTTTATGTCACAAGGACTTGTTCACAAGCAACCCCTTCTCTATGCCAGTCCATCAAAGGACCCAAAAGGATTTCTGGGTACTCTGCCTACTCCAGGGGCATCCAAAGATGATAAATCTCGTGATCGTGATCGTGATCCTGAAAAC GAGAATGGTTTGAGGATTGCTTGGCAATATAAGAAATACTTTGGTGAAAATCAGCATCATTTTGATAGTAACAGAG ATGTTAAGCATGAGTACTGCCATGACTTTGACTTGCGGAAGCCCTTAGAAAAGCATTTTATAAGCGGCCAGCATATTGATTGTGTCAGCATTCTAGATTCTCCAAATCTTGCTGCTCTTCGTGACCGTTGTGCTCCATTTTTGGCTCAATTTCCCAG AAATGATAGCAGCATTTCTTCTGCTGGTCGAATTTCTATCCAGTCATTTTGTGCTCCACAATGCAAATATTCCAACATG TTGCAGGAATGGGATATGCTTTCCTTTATTAGATCTCTGAGGAGCATGATCCGGTCTTCCAATGCAGTTGCTGTTGTGACATTTCCTCCTTCCCTTCTTTCACCATCCTTCTCTAGACGATGGCAGCATATGGCGGACACGTTACTGTCCGTCAGAGCAATCCCAG ATGAGGACAAGGAAATGGCAAAACTTCTCACTGGTTACCAGGACATGGTTGGGCTTCTAAATGTGCACAAGGTAGCACGCATTAATACACAG GTTCCTGTTATTCTTGATGCCACAACATTCTCAATAAAGTTGCAAAAGCGGAGGTTTCTAGTTTTAGAAAGTCTAAATCAAGCGCCTATTGACAGTTCAAGTGGGACTTCATATGGCACATCTGCTAGTTGTTCTGGGTCTTCAAAGTCTGGGGCGCTTGATTTCTAG
- the LOC142626083 gene encoding putative mannitol dehydrogenase has translation MILNEWGTTTYPLIPGHEIVGVVTEVGSKVQKFKVGDKVGVGCMVGACLSCDSCTNHLENYCPKAILTYGAKYYDGTTTYGGYSDTMVSDEHFVVRIPENLPLDSSAPLLCAGITVYSPLRFYGLDKPGMHVGVVGLGGLGHVAVKFAKAMGVKVTVISTSPGKKKEAMEHLGADSFLVSKEQDQMQAAQGTMDGIIDTVSAQHPLLPLIGLLKTQGKLVMVGAPEKPLELPVFPLIMARKLLGGSCIGGMKETQEMIDFAAKHNIKADIEVIPIDYVNTAMERLQKADVRYRFVIDIANTLKSNA, from the exons ATGATCTTGAACGAATGGGGCACGACCACCTACCCACTTATCCCTGG GCATGAGATTGTGGGTGTAGTGACAGAGGTGGGCAGTAAAGTACAAAAGTTCAAAGTTGGAGACAAGGTTGGCGTTGGCTGCATGGTTGGAGCATGTCTTTCTTGCGATAGCTGCACCAACCACCTTGAAAACTACTGCCCCAAAGCGATTCTCACCTATGGTGCTAAGTATTATGATGGAACCACCACCTATGGAGGATACTCCGACACCATGGTTTCGGATGAGCACTTTGTGGTCCGTATTCCAGAAAACCTTCCTCTAGATTCTAGTGCCCCTCTCCTTTGTGCTGGGATCACAGTGTACAGTCCCTTGAGATTTTATGGACTTGACAAACCTGGTATGCATGTGGGTGTGGTTGGCCTTGGTGGTCTAGGCCATGTTGCTGTGAAGTTTGCCAAAGCTATGGGGGTTAAGGTGACAGTGATCAGTACTTCACCTGGTAAGAAGAAAGAAGCTATGGAACATCTTGGTGCTGACTCATTTTTAGTTAGTAAAGAACAAGATCAGATGCAG gcaGCCCAGGGCACAATGGATGGTATTATTGATACAGTCTCTGCTCAgcaccctctcttacctctaaTTGGTTTATTGAAAACACAAGGAAAGCTCGTTATGGTTGGTGCGCCAGAGAAACCGCTTGAGTTACCAGTTTTTCCATTAATCATGG CAAGGAAGTTACTGGGTGGTAGTTGCATTGGAGGCATGAAGGAAACACAAGAAATGATTGATTTTGCAGCCAAACACAACATAAAGGCTGACATTGAGGTTATTCCAATTGATTATGTGAACACTGCCATGGAACGCCTCCAGAAAGCAGATGTCAGATATCGATTCGTCATTGACATCGCAAATACATTGAAGTCGAACGCTTGA
- the LOC142625292 gene encoding uncharacterized protein LOC142625292 yields the protein MGAGETLHNYANRYWELYNEIGGGNEKIAVSTFRMGLPDESRLRESLTRRPPEDMRQLMRRIEEYDNRLQNKGKAPVINYPRNIGFQPRPWKDLRIQESGPGMGEVNVAYKEPAGHLKEFVEVTRNQEAGQVDRLHGNSLPPLLGVIEVIHVVPKSVSASRTKGIMAVVLARSCAGEHSPRKKLRYVKQPIAFDDDDDMEGTIQPHDDALVVTVRIKGFAVKRIMIDQGSGADVMYPDLYRGLGLKKEDLSKYDTPLMGFDGHMVISEGQISLPVSMEGKEVIVTFIVVTSFSPYTAILRRPWIHDMGAVPFTLHVKVNFRTEDGITMVKGNQQVARQCLVAAASRETGQRKPIEKTPL from the exons ATGGGGGCTGGGGAGACCCTTCACAACTACGCTAACCGATACTGGGAGTTGTATAACGAGATCGGCGGGGGCAATGAAAAGATTGCGGTGAGCACTTTTCGAATGGGGTTGCCTGATGAATCCAGACTGAGGGAATCATTGACGAGAAGGCCTCCCGAGGATATGAGGCAATTGATGAGGCGTATCGAGGAGTATGACAATCGGTTACAAAACAAGGGGAAGGCCCCGGTCATAAATTATCCTAGGAATATCGGTTTCCAACCCAGACCCTGGAAGGATTTGAGGATTCAAGAGTCAGGGCCGGGAATGGGAGAAGTGAATGTAGCTTATAAGGAACCA GCGGGGCATCTGAAAGAGTTTGTGGAAGTTACAAGGAATCAAGAGGCTGGGCAGGTGGATCGGTTGCACGGGAATTCTCTTCCACCCCTGTTGGGAGTAATAGAAGTCATCCATGTAGTTCCAAAAAGCGTTTCAGCGTCTAGGACAAAGGGGATAATGGCCGTGGTACTAGCGAGAAGTTGTGCAGGCGAGCATTCACCTAGGAAGAAGTTAAGGTACGTTAAACAACCCATtgcttttgatgatgatgatgatatggaGGGCACCATTCAACCGCACGACGATGCTTTGGTAGTTACGGTCCGTATAAAAGGTTTCGCAGTAAAAAGGATAATGATAGATCAGGGGAGCGGTGCAGATGTAATGTACCCTGACTTGTACAGGGGGCTCGGACTGAAGAAAGAAGACTTATCCAAGTATGATACACCATTAATGGGGTTTGACGGCCATATGGTAATTTCGGAAGGGCAGATTTCACTCCCCGTTAGTATGGAGGGTAAAGAGGTAATTGTAACGTTCATTGTGGTCACTTCTTTCTCACCGTACACTGCAATCCTTAGAAGACCATGGATTCATGACATGGGGGCCGTACCTTTCACCTTGCATGTAAAGGTTAACTTCCGCACCGAGGATGGAATCACAATGGTAAAGGGCAATCAACAGGTAGCCAGACAATGCTTAGTGGCTGCAGCCAGCCGAGAAACCGGGCAAAGGAAGCCCATCGAGAAAACCCCCTTATAG
- the LOC142625293 gene encoding uncharacterized protein LOC142625293, with amino-acid sequence MPFSLIFGAKAVIPAEVNLYSAQVARFALAENEKLMFGQLNLLEEHREAATIWLAEYQQKLARRYNRSVRRREFATEDLVLRKVVGNTRDINAGKLAPSWEGSYRVTTIAGAGVYYLEDLEEKLLPRPWNVHNLKKFYY; translated from the coding sequence ATGccattttctttaattttcggAGCAAAGGCTGTCATTCCAGCTGAGGTAAACCTGTACAGCGCTCAAGTCGCAAGATTTGCTCTAGCTGAGAATGAAAAGTTGATGTTTGGACAGCTAAATTTGTTGGAGGAGCACCGTGAAGCGGCGACCATTTGGCTAGCAGAGTATCAGCAAAAGCTCGCCCGAAGATACAACAGAAGCGTGAGGAGAAGGGAGTTTGCCACGGAAGATCTAGTGCTTCGTAAGGTTGTTGGGAATACACGAGACATTAATGCAGGTAAACTAGCCCCGTCCTGGGAAGGGTCCTATAGAGTGACCACCATTGCAGGTGCAGGGGTGTACTACTTAGAAGATTTGGAGGAGAAACTACTTCCTCGACCATGGAATGTTCACAACTTAAAGAAGTTTTATTACTGA